The following proteins are encoded in a genomic region of Cellulomonas sp. ES6:
- a CDS encoding ABC transporter permease → MTAVGQTLMLAQWQFRRQSAYLPLMVVVQVFMAVATVIGYGLLVGDPDPVTALYLATGAPTVTLITIGLVITPQMLSQSRTEGSLDWMRTLPVPRSAFLLSDLLVWTLLALPGMVLGVVAGVLRFDVDLSLAPWLVPGSLLVSLTAAAVGYAMASLLPPAVAALVTQALVFIVLLFSPVSYPAERMPGWLQGVHEWLPIQPMAELVRAGLVSDTFQLPGRSLVVLVVWCVASLAGAVVALRRRA, encoded by the coding sequence GTGACCGCCGTCGGCCAGACCCTCATGCTCGCGCAGTGGCAGTTCCGGCGTCAGTCCGCGTACCTGCCGCTGATGGTCGTCGTCCAGGTGTTCATGGCCGTGGCGACCGTGATCGGCTACGGCCTGCTCGTGGGCGACCCCGACCCGGTCACCGCGCTCTACCTGGCGACCGGCGCGCCGACCGTCACCCTCATCACGATCGGCCTGGTCATCACCCCGCAGATGCTGAGCCAGTCCCGCACCGAGGGCAGCCTCGACTGGATGCGGACGCTGCCCGTCCCGCGGTCGGCGTTCCTGCTGAGCGACCTGCTGGTGTGGACGCTGCTCGCGCTGCCCGGCATGGTGCTCGGCGTCGTGGCGGGCGTGCTGCGGTTCGACGTCGACCTGAGCCTCGCGCCGTGGCTGGTGCCCGGCTCGCTGCTGGTGTCGCTGACCGCCGCCGCCGTCGGGTACGCGATGGCGTCGCTGCTGCCACCCGCCGTCGCGGCGCTCGTGACGCAGGCGCTGGTGTTCATCGTGCTGCTGTTCTCCCCCGTGTCGTACCCGGCGGAGCGGATGCCCGGCTGGCTGCAGGGGGTGCACGAGTGGCTGCCGATCCAGCCGATGGCCGAGCTGGTGCGGGCCGGGCTGGTGAGCGACACGTTCCAGCTGCCGGGGCGGTCGCTCGTGGTGCTGGTCGTGTGGTGCGTGGCGTCCCTCGCGGGGGCGGTCGTCGCGCTGCGCCGGCGCGCCTGA